The Desulfosoma caldarium genome has a window encoding:
- a CDS encoding iron-containing alcohol dehydrogenase: protein MERYAEFFAQPLGLFGAGARRKLMPHLRAFSPRRVLLCTDAGLMAAGIASEMEQLLRETAAVDVVVFDGVVANPTEPCVRQGVAMYKEHGCDMILSLGGGSAHDAAKAIALMAVHEGTVWDYVGLNKLRHPLPPLVAVNTTAGTGSDVTRFAVITHVEKRTKLTIVDRRLTPLIAVNDPELMVGLPPTVTVHTGIDALTHAVEAYLSRMATPLSDACALKAVKLIAEYLPRAYARGTDMTARAAMAYAQYLAGIATNNAGAGAVHAMAHQLGGFYNLPHGLCNAVLLPWVLEYNAAECAERLMRVGEAMRGPLAARSVLEGAQRAIEVVRDFERHLDVPNRLGLLDVKAEDMPAIAQQAMEDPTVLTNPRRATASDLEQILKAAL from the coding sequence ATGGAGCGGTATGCTGAATTTTTTGCGCAACCTCTAGGCCTTTTTGGGGCGGGCGCGCGTCGAAAACTGATGCCCCATCTTCGAGCCTTTTCCCCTCGGCGTGTGTTGCTGTGCACCGATGCAGGCCTCATGGCGGCGGGCATCGCCAGCGAAATGGAACAGCTGCTTCGGGAAACCGCCGCGGTGGACGTGGTGGTCTTTGACGGGGTGGTGGCCAATCCCACGGAACCCTGTGTTCGTCAAGGGGTTGCGATGTACAAAGAACACGGCTGCGACATGATTCTCTCCCTTGGAGGCGGAAGCGCCCACGATGCCGCCAAAGCCATTGCGCTCATGGCCGTCCATGAAGGCACGGTGTGGGACTATGTGGGCCTCAACAAGCTGAGGCATCCCTTGCCGCCTCTTGTGGCCGTGAACACCACGGCGGGAACGGGCAGTGACGTCACGCGATTTGCGGTGATCACCCATGTGGAAAAAAGGACCAAGTTGACGATCGTGGATCGGCGACTCACGCCGCTCATTGCCGTGAACGACCCGGAACTGATGGTCGGCTTGCCGCCGACAGTCACGGTGCACACCGGCATAGACGCGCTCACCCATGCCGTGGAAGCTTATCTTTCCCGCATGGCCACACCCCTTTCCGACGCCTGTGCTCTGAAAGCTGTGAAACTCATTGCAGAATATCTTCCCAGAGCCTATGCCCGGGGCACGGACATGACGGCCCGTGCCGCCATGGCTTATGCCCAATACCTTGCGGGCATCGCCACCAACAATGCGGGAGCCGGCGCCGTGCATGCCATGGCCCATCAACTGGGTGGTTTCTACAATCTTCCACACGGCCTTTGCAACGCCGTGCTGCTGCCGTGGGTTTTGGAGTATAATGCCGCGGAATGCGCGGAGCGGCTCATGCGTGTAGGAGAAGCAATGAGAGGTCCCTTGGCTGCGCGATCCGTGCTGGAAGGCGCGCAAAGGGCCATCGAGGTTGTGCGGGATTTTGAGCGGCATCTGGATGTGCCGAATCGTCTCGGCCTTCTCGATGTTAAGGCAGAGGATATGCCGGCCATCGCGCAGCAGGCCATGGAGGATCCCACGGTGTTGACCAATCCGCGTCGAGCGACGGCCTCGGATCTGGAACAGATCCTGAAAGCTGCGCTGTGA